In Panicum virgatum strain AP13 chromosome 5K, P.virgatum_v5, whole genome shotgun sequence, the genomic window cacttaacatgatcttgtagtcatggtggctagaggttcatggcggaactaccaaagggggttcgacttgcttcagggtatctcgttgaaaggggtggcgtcgtgacaggccgttgccacttagtaggttgggtatcgagggatcggattggagattttgggtttaaagaggcttttcaatgagattcacatctatcttacttcactttatctagctggaactacaacatatgcatgatctaggtgatctagattggttatctctaacctGACCTAGTTTTGTAGTTAGTTTCATTCACCGTTGCATTGGTCCATCTCAACGCAAATTGTTGAATGAAACTAACACCCTTACCAGGTCTAAAAcgtattttttttttaaaaaagagagCTTAGTCTAAACTAGAAGCATTCAAAACTTGGTCGGAGCAGCCCGACCTGATCAATCTGCCGACTTGGCATTCATAATATCATATCTCACTGCACTAGCTGTTAACCGCATGCATCCGACGCATTTGTCTTTGTTTGATTTGATCAGACAGATACTTAACCACTCCCTCTTATCAGTGATGGACCAGGATGGCGGCACAATACTACTTGGCCTAATTTTCCCAACCACAATCAGCGTTCAAAAACCTGCCTCCGTGTTGAAAAGTAGTAATTCGCTGGTGCGCGGGCAACGCCGAGTCAAAGTCAGCCTCGTGCCGAACACTCCACTCCCACTGGCCACGGCCACTCCcgctctcgctctcgctctcgctctcgcCACCTCCAGTCCCACGCACTACGCCCTCCACGTGTCAGCCCCAGCTCGAACCAGGCGCCTTCCAGGAAGCTTCCTCtgagcgtctcctccaccacgATATATAGCCCATCCGCCCGTGCAAACTCACCCAAGCAGCACATCCAAGTAATCATCGATCGCCTCTGCTCACAACTCGCAAGCAACAGCTGATCTGTCGGAGCTCCAGGCCGCTCCCGATTCTCAGGAGGAACCAAGATCTCTGGTcgtcggagccgccgccgccgcgcgacaCGGGATGGGCAACCTTGTCTCGCAGTGCGTCGCGAGCGGCgccggggcgcgggcgcggcctctGGTCGTCGGGCCGGACGGCAGCCGGGCGCGGGTGGAGGAGCACACCGGGGTCGCCGAGTTGATGATCGACGCGCCGGGGCACGTggtggcccgcgccgccggcgcgacgGCGGAGCGCCGGGTGCGGGCGATGGCGGCCGACGAGCTCctgcgcgccggcgaggtgTACCTCCTCGTGcccgccgggcgcgccggcgcgcggcTGGGCGACCGTGAGGTCGAGGCCATCGCGTTGCTGGTctcggggaagaagaagaagaaaacgagGAAGAGCAGGCCCGCCGGCGGCAAGGTCTTCCCGGAGGTCAACGCCGTGGAGGACGACGCGGTCGAAGGGAACGAGGCGGCCCTGTGTGCCGGTAAACGGGCCCAGGATCATCATGGGCTTGGGCCCAGGCAATGGAGGCCCGCCCTGGATACCATCTACGAGGCCTAGATTTGTTTCtgattattttaaaaaaaaatgactTCTGATTAGTTTTAGAGAGAGATAGAGGCCTAGATTTGTTTCTGATTAGTTTTTTTAATGACTTCTGATTAGTTTTAGAGAGAGATAGAATAGGAAATCCGATTCTTTCATTCATAGAATTTTTGGCTTGTTCTTCCTTCCGCAGTGAGGTTGGGAGGAGAAGTTGTGCATACATCTTGTAAAGATTTTAACCCCTTGATGTAGTCAGATGAGAAATGTCAATATTAGTGGTTGATGGAGGTGAGTGAAATTAGTTGCCCCGTACTTGTTGAGTTCGTCTAGGGTCAATGGGAAATTGAAGTGCTTCAGTTCTTCATTAATCAATCCATTTCTTTCCAATTACTTCTCGAAGATGGAAAAGGACTTGTAGATAAAAAGATGGCAATACTGAAGAAATCAACACGCGCATAATATGCTATGCGCACAGAGAAAGAGCTAATGCCGTTGGGAGTAGATGGATCATATGGACCAACATGTTCCTGAGTAATAAAGTTGAGCATGGGCGTTCTTTTGCATTTAAAATAAGCATTGGCATTCTGTTTTCCATGCTGCATTTGACTACTTACTACAGCCATCGGCAGGGGTAAATCCTAGGTTGGCCCCTCCTACAGCTGAAAATTTCAAGGAGTCCTTCAAGCCCCTACAAATTTGAGGGGAAAGAAGGAGAGTAGGagaggcgggaggaggaagaaaaacagAAGAGCACCTCTAAGGCTCAATCCTGCCTCCGCCACTGGCTATCGGCTCATCAAAGTCTTTTTAAGCCATAAAACCGGAGGTAGTCGCCGGCGGCCTTGACAAAAAAGGAACTGTAACTTTGGCCCTGTTTGGGTCCGCGTTGGCGAGGCTTATCTGCGAAAAACGCAGAATAATCCCGCCAAACGCCACGCGTTTCTTGGCCGCCCACCCGCATTTTAAGCGGGATGTGAACTGCGCGACGCGGAATCGCAGAAGCGGACCGCGAGCTGTGTTGGCTTATCGCAGTCGCGCATTTCTCACCCGCgtttccaaacagggcctttatAGTATGTCTCTAGTTCGGAAATTTTTTATAAGTATATTTTAAACATATATGTTACAAGCGATTTTATCGCACAAGTTAGGCTGCAAACTTCAAATCCTACAGATTTTGAAGGCGGAGTTGTACCAAACAGATGGAACCTCCCAATAACAAACTTGCAGTGATGAGCTTGTGGACTGTAAAGATCTTTTATATCGGTCTATTCTAGTGTTTGAAAATAACTAGTATAGAAATATCCGATGCTTTATATTAATTGTATATACTATAAAAAATTCAGCAATAGTATAGGTAGTATACACATGAGTAGTATAGGTAGCGATTAAAGCTTTGTCCTTCGGTGAGGAAAGCTCCCGTTCCAAACAACCCGACGACGACCTCCTAGCCTCTTCCCTTTCCATGCAATTGCAATTGAATAAAAAAATTTCGtgaaacaaataataaattCTCTAATAACTGAGTTAAACGGGGGTATTTCCTAAACAAGCTTTGTAGCAGCGTGTTGCCGTGTGGGTTATTAGTTGAGAGAAAAAATGATGGCATTTTTAACCATGCTTATATGAGAATGAATTACTCACTTATTTCAgtttgaaaaatatataaagtaACCCCTTAATTCACATCTAAATTGTCCACATATAAAAGATGATCTAAATTAACTCCAGGATATCCACCCGCGCGATCGGGCAAGTGCTGCCGCACCAAGGCCGCAGCGTCACGCGTATCGCTTCGTATCTTGCTTGCCTCCATGCGCGCACGGGTGGACACGCGGCCGGGGCGCCCGGCCACGGCCGGAGCCACTTGTCGGCCGCGGCGCTGGCGTCCCCGAGCGAGGGCACGTCGTGACCACCGCTCCCTCGCGTTTCAGGCCGCCGGATCACCGAGAAGATCTCGCACGCCGTCGCATCCCCCCATTCGCACTCCCACCCGGGCCGACCCGGCGCCGCGTGACGTGACGTACAGGCAgccatgcgtgtgtgtgtgaCCAGACCAAGCCCCGCAAACTGTAGGAGGCTAGGAGCGCTGGCCACGGGTTCTTTGGCTCAGCTAACAGCGACCGTTTCCAGCCGCCTCTCGGTCGCCACCTCCCTTCCTCTCCCCCCTAGTAGAATTGAAAGTCTATCTTTCTGAAAGAAGAAAACTAGCACAAGTTTATCAGTGCGACCTAGCGAGGACCATCCATCACGAGTTCCTTCCGTTCCAAAAAGGGCCCCAGCCCAGCGCCCCAGCCTGCCTCTGCGTCTCTACGCGCACAGCACAAGTTTCGTCGGTCCAGACCCCGGGGTGCCCGCGCGCCCTAGCTTGTGTTCTGAACCTCCTCACCTacctccctcccctccgctCCGCCGGCTATATCCTCTTCT contains:
- the LOC120706694 gene encoding uncharacterized protein LOC120706694; protein product: MGNLVSQCVASGAGARARPLVVGPDGSRARVEEHTGVAELMIDAPGHVVARAAGATAERRVRAMAADELLRAGEVYLLVPAGRAGARLGDREVEAIALLVSGKKKKKTRKSRPAGGKVFPEVNAVEDDAVEGNEAALCAGKRAQDHHGLGPRQWRPALDTIYEA